The following proteins are co-located in the Prinia subflava isolate CZ2003 ecotype Zambia chromosome 16, Cam_Psub_1.2, whole genome shotgun sequence genome:
- the LOC134559246 gene encoding protocadherin gamma-A5-like encodes MSAAGRRWGRRQRALLWAVLLAAWEAAWGQLRYSVPEEMPKGSFVGDVAKDLGLQLPEIRDRGVRLLDKGRTQYFSLHGKTGHLVTAERIDREQLCERVQQCVLRCELIVEGQMQVYRIVVEITDINDNAPSFREAETELRMSETTAPGSRFPLAEAHDPDSGRNSLQSYELSGDEHFSLAVQAGPGGDQRPELVLAKALDREEAAFHELVLRASDGGDPARTGTARIRVTVLDANDNVPVFSQAEYTVRVPEDVPVGSVLVTLTATDPDEGLNGQVNYSIQKMTEKASQIFQLDSDTGAITLLRSLDFEEGDSYELAVQAHDGGALSDTAKVAVTVTDVNDNAPEITVSSALSEISEDAPSGTVVALLHVQDRDSGANGEVRCLLDRDVPFRLEKSYEDYYRVVTSRELDREQVSEYNVTVRAADGGSPALQSSAVLALRVLDVNDNAPVFEQERYSARLAENNAAGALVLTVRATDADWGQNARVRYRLREGRVRGAPLSSYVSVQAETGALYALRSLDYEQVRELQLWVRAEDGGAPALSSNVSVRLLIVDENDNAPQVLYPASAAAAGSGAAWSGVELAPRWAEAGALVAKVVAVDADAGQNAWLSYELAKATEPGLFRVGLHSGEVRTARSPLARDAARHSLVVVVKDHGRPALSATATLSVVLAESVAELLAELGSAAEAAAPGEAAGSLTRWLVLAVVAVSCLFVAFLLLLLALRLRRWRRRQLLPPASGALRGVPVSHFVGIDGVRAFLQSYSHDVSLTADSRKSQLRFSGASCCDTLPARPLPDEPAPLLGEEDAAAALPADPSAPSKLD; translated from the exons ATGAGCGCGGCGGGGAGGCGCTGGGGCCGGCGGCAgcgagctctgctctgggccgTGCTGCTGGCGGCGTGGGAGGCGGCGTGGGGGCAGCTGCGCTACTCGGTGCCCGAGGAGATGCCCAAGGGCTCGTTCGTGGGCGACGTGGCCAAGGACCTGGGGTTGCAGCTGCCGGAGATCCGAGACCGCGGCGTTCGTCTCTTGGACAAAGGCAGGACGCAGTATTTCTCTCTGCACGGGAAGACGGGACATTTAGTGACGGCGGAGAGGATCgacagagagcagctgtgcGAGCGTGTGCAGCAATGCGTGCTGCGCTGTGAGCTGATAGTGGAGGGACAGATGCAGGTTTACCGAATCGTAGTTGAAATCACGGACATTAATGACAACGCACCGAGCTTTCGAGAGGCTGAAACAGAGTTGAGAATGAGCGAGACGACAGCCCCGGGGTCGCGGTTTCCCCTGGCCGAGGCTCACGACCCGGACTCGGGCCGGAATTCCCTGCAGAGCTACGAGCTGAGCGGTGACGAGCACTTCTCGCTGGCCGTGCAGGCGGGCCCCGGCGGCGATCAGCGTCCCGAGCTGGTGCTGGCCAAGGCGCTGGACCGCGAGGAGGCGGCGTTTCACGAGCTGGTGCTGAGGGCGAGCGACGGCGGCGATCCGGCCCGGACGGGCACGGCTCGGATCCGCGTGACGGTGCTGGACGCGAACGACAACGTGCCCGTTTTCAGCCAGGCGGAGTACACGGTGCGTGTGCCCGAGGACGTGCCCGTGGGCTCCGTCCTCGTCACCCTCACGGCCACCGACCCCGACGAGGGGCTTAACGGACAGGTTAATTACTCGATTCAGAAAATGACAGAGAAAGCCTCGCAGATTTTCCAACTGGATAGCGACACCGGAGCAATCACCCTGTTACGGAGCCTGGACTTCGAGGAGGGCGATTCCTACGAACTGGCGGTGCAGGCACATGACGGTGGAGCCCTTTCCGACACTGCCAAAGTTGCGGTTACCGTGACGGATGTGAACGACAACGCCCCCGAAATCACGGTGTCGTCTGCGCTGAGTGAGATCTCTGAGGATGCGCCATCAGGGACGGTGGTGGCGCTTCTGCACGTGCAGGACCGGGACTCGGGGGCCAATGGCGAGGTGCGCTGCTTGCTCGACAGAGACGTCCCGTTCCGGCTAGAGAAGTCCTATGAGGACTATTACCGTGTGGTGACATCGAGAGAGCTGGACCGCGAGCAGGTGTCGGAGTACAACGTGACGGTGCGGGCGGCCGACGGCGGGTCGCCGGCGCTGCAGAGCAGCGCGGTGCTGGCGCTGCGGGTGTTGGACGTGAACGACAACGCGCCCGTGTTCGAGCAGGAGCGCTACAGCGCTCGTCTGGCGGAGAACAACGCGGCGGGCGCGCTGGTGCTGACGGTGCGCGCCACGGACGCGGACTGGGGGCAGAACGCGCGCGTGCGGTACCGGCTGCGGGAGGGGCGGGTGCGGGGCGCGCCGCTGTCGTCGTACGTGTCGGTGCAGGCGGAGACGGGCGCGCTGTACGCGCTGCGCTCCTTGGACTACGAGCAGGTGCGcgagctgcagctgtgggtgcgTGCGGAGGACGGCGGCGCGCCGGCGCTGAGCAGCAACGTGTCGGTGCGGCTGCTGATCGTGGACGAGAACGACAACGCGCCGCAGGTGCTGTACCCGGCttcggcggcggcggcgggctcgGGCGCTGCGTGGTCGGGCGTGGAGCTGGCGCCGCGCTGGGCGGAGGCCGGCGCGCTGGTGGCCAAGGTGGTGGCGGTGGACGCGGACGCGGGGCAGAACGCGTGGCTGTCGTACGAGCTGGCCAAGGCGACGGAGCCGGGGCTGTTCCGCGTGGGGCTGCACAGCGGCGAGGTGCGCACGGCGCGCTCGCCGCTGGCCCGCGACGCGGCGCgccacagcctggtggtggtggtgaaggACCACGGGCGGCCGGCGCTGTCGGCCACGGCCACGCTGAGCGTGGTGCTGGCCGAGAGCGTGGCCGAGCTGCTGGCCGAGCTGGGCAGCGCggccgaggcggcggcgccgggcgagGCGGCCGGCAGCCTGACGCGCTGGCTGGTGCTGGCCGTGGTCGCCGTGTCGTGCCTCTTCGTcgccttcctgctgctgctgctggcgctgcgCCTGCGCCGCTGGCGCCGCCGGCAGCTGCTGCCGCCCGCCAGCGGCGCCTTGCGCGGCGTGCCCGTGTCGCACTTCGTGGGCATCGACGGCGTGCGCGCCTTCCTGCAGTCCTACTCGCACGACGTGTCGCTCACGGCCGACTCGCGCAAGAGCCAGCTGCGCTTCTCGGGCGCCAGCTGCTGCGACAccctcccggcccggccgctgccTGACGAGCCTGCGCCGCTGCTCGGGGAGGAGGATGCGGCCGCCGCCCTCCCCGCCGATCCCTCCGCTCCCTCG AAATTAGATTGA
- the LOC134559248 gene encoding protocadherin gamma-A10-like codes for MSAAGRRWGRRQRALLWAVLLAAWEAAWGQLRYSVPEEMPKGSFVGDVAKDLGLQLPEIRDRGVHLLDKGSTHYFSLHGKTGHLVTAERLNREQLCENVQQCVLRCELIVEGEMKVYGIVVEVTDINDNAPSFREGEVELRMSEMTAPGSRFPLPDAHDPDSGRNSLQSYELSGDEHFSLAVQAGPGGDQRPELVLAKALDREEAAFHELVLRASDGGDPARTGTARIRVTVADANDNAPVFSQAEYMVRVPEDVPVGSVLVTVTATDADEGLNGQVKYSIQKMTEKASQIFQLDGETGAITLLQSLDFEKGKSYELEVQAHDGGALSDTAKVAVTVTDVNDNAPEITVSSALSEISEDAPSGTVVALLHVQDKDWGANGEVRCSLDRGVPFRLEKSFNDYYRVVTTKELDREQVSEYNVTVRAADGGSPALQSSAVLALRVLDVNDNAPVFEQERYSARLAENNAAGALVLTVRATDADWGQNARVRYRLREGRVRGAPLSSYVSVQAETGALYALRSLDYEQVRELQLWVRAEDGGAPALSSNVSVRLLIVDENDNAPQVLYPASAAAAGSGAAWSGVELAPRWAEAGALVAKVVAVDADAGQNAWLSYELAKATEPGLFRVGLHSGEVRTARSPLARDAARHSLVVVVKDHGRPALSATATLSVVLAESVAELLAELGSAAEAAAPGEAAGSLTRWLVLAVAAVSCLFVAFLLLLLALRLRRWRRRQLLPPASGALRGVPVSHFVGIDGVRAFLQSYSHDVSLTADSRKSQLRFSGASCCDTLPARPLPDEPAPLLGEEDVAAALPADPSAPSVSFSVHILSAVFCSKGLLSRPCSLACIGDFAEKRGRVSFGDVLSAGARGCHGVNMGSVLNLAISEE; via the coding sequence ATGAGCGCGGCGGGGAGGCGCTGGGGCCGGCGGCAgcgagctctgctctgggccgTGCTGCTGGCGGCGTGGGAGGCGGCGTGGGGGCAGCTGCGCTACTCGGTGCCCGAGGAGATGCCCAAGGGCTCGTTCGTGGGCGACGTGGCCAaggacctggggctgcagctgccggAGATCCGAGACCGCGGCGTTCATCTCTTGGACAAAGGTAGTACACACTATTTCTCTCTGCACGGGAAGACGGGACATTTAGTGACGGCGGAGAGGCTCaacagagagcagctgtgcGAAAATGTGCAGCAATGCGTGCTGCGCTGTGAGCTGATAGTGGAGGGGGAAATGAAGGTTTACGGAATCGTAGTTGAAGTCACGGATATTAACGACAACGCCCCCAGCTTCCGAGAGGGAGAGGTAGAACTCAGAATGAGCGAGATGACAGCCCCGGGGTCGCGGTTTCCCCTACCGGACGCTCACGACCCGGACTCGGGCCGGAATTCCCTGCAGAGCTACGAGCTGAGCGGTGACGAGCACTTCTCGCTGGCCGTGCAGGCGGGCCCCGGCGGCGATCAGCGTCCCGAGCTGGTGCTGGCCAAGGCGCTGGACCGCGAGGAGGCGGCGTTTCACGAGCTGGTGCTGAGGGCGAGCGACGGCGGCGATCCGGCACGGACGGGCACGGCTCGGATCCGCGTGACGGTGGCGGACGCGAATGACAACGCGCCCGTGTTCAGCCAGGCGGAGTACATGGTGCGTGTGCCCGAGGACGTGCCCGTGGGCTCCGTCCTCGTCACCGTCACGGCCACCGACGCCGACGAAGGGCTCAACGGACAGGTTAAGTACTCGATTCAGAAAATGACAGAGAAAGCCTCGCAGATTTTCCAACTGGACGGCGAGACGGGAGCAATCACCCTGCTACAGAGTCTGGACTTCGAGAAAGGAAAGTCTTACGAACTGGAGGTGCAGGCACATGACGGTGGAGCCCTTTCCGACACTGCCAAAGTTGCGGTTACCGTAACTGATGTGAACGACAACGCCCCCGAAATCACAGTGTCGTCTGCGCTGAGTGAGATCTCTGAGGATGCGCCATCAGGGACGGTGGTCGCTCTGCTGCACGTGCAGGACAAGGACTGGGGGGCGAACGGAGAGGTGCGCTGCTCCCTCGACAGGGGCGTCCCGTTCCGGCTGGAGAAGTCCTTCAATGATTACTATCGCGTGGTGACAACAAAGGAGCTGGACCGGGAGCAGGTGTCGGAGTACAACGTGACGGTGCGGGCGGCCGACGGCGGGTCGCCGGCGCTGCAGAGCAGCGCGGTGCTGGCGCTGCGGGTGTTGGACGTGAACGACAACGCGCCCGTGTTCGAGCAGGAGCGCTACAGCGCTCGTCTGGCGGAGAACAACGCGGCGGGCGCGCTGGTGCTGACGGTGCGCGCCACGGACGCGGACTGGGGGCAGAACGCGCGCGTGCGGTACCGGCTGCGGGAGGGGCGGGTGCGGGGCGCGCCGCTGTCGTCGTACGTGTCGGTGCAGGCGGAGACGGGCGCGCTGTACGCGCTGCGCTCCTTGGACTACGAGCAGGTGCGcgagctgcagctgtgggtgcgTGCGGAGGACGGCGGCGCGCCGGCGCTGAGCAGCAACGTGTCGGTGCGGCTGCTGATCGTGGACGAGAACGACAACGCGCCGCAGGTGCTGTACCCGGCTtcagcggcggcggcgggctcgGGCGCTGCGTGGTCGGGCGTGGAGCTGGCGCCGCGCTGGGCAGAGGCCGGCGCGCTGGTGGCCAAGGTGGTGGCGGTGGACGCGGACGCGGGGCAGAACGCGTGGCTGTCGTACGAGCTGGCCAAGGCGACGGAGCCGGGGCTGTTCCGCGTGGGGCTGCACAGCGGCGAGGTGCGCACGGCGCGCTCGCCGCTGGCCCGCGACGCGGCGCgccacagcctggtggtggtggtgaaggACCACGGGCGGCCGGCGCTGTCGGCCACGGCCACGCTGAGCGTGGTGCTGGCCGAGAGCGTGGCCGAGCTGCTGGCCGAGCTGGGCAGCGCggccgaggcggcggcgccgggcgagGCGGCCGGCAGCCTGACGCGCTGGCTGGTGCTGGCCGTGGCCGCCGTGTCGTGCCTCTTCGTcgccttcctgctgctgctgctggcgctgcgCCTGCGCCGCTGGCGCCGCCGGCAGCTGCTGCCGCCCGCCAGCGGCGCCTTGCGCGGCGTGCCCGTGTCGCACTTCGTGGGCATCGACGGCGTGCGCGCCTTCCTGCAGTCCTACTCGCACGACGTGTCGCTCACGGCCGACTCGCGCAAGAGCCAGCTGCGCTTCTCGGGCGCCAGCTGCTGCGACAccctcccggcccggccgctgccCGACGAGCCCGCGCCGCTGCTCGGGGAGGAGGATGTGGCCGCCGCCCTCCCCGCCGATCCCTCCGCTCCCTCGGTGAGTTTCTCTGTCCACATTCTCTCCGCCGTGTTTTGTTCCAAGGGTCTTCTTTCCCGGCCGTGTTCCCTGGCTTGCATAGGAGACTTTGCTGAAAAGCGAGGTCGAGTTTCCTTTGGTGACGTTCTGAGTGCCGGTGCCCGTGGTTGTCATGGTGTGAACATGGGGTCGGTGCTCAACCTTGCAATTAGTGAAGAATGA
- the LOC134559247 gene encoding protocadherin gamma-B5-like, whose translation MPVRDGLEKFPRGSIMKLNRAKSKVLPLAERRPRCRCSHGPRASPGPRSAAIRRLQWRRGASGCRCWPPPSGAGAAAAAASCPRRLLARPAPATAAAAPPAAAAAAARGGACRGAAASEAARAGCVRCGGRCAVRRERLRGRRGSGRRQERGERWRQRMAVRRRQRRGPGGGRALLGALLLCVWWRAAAERVRYAIPEELGTGSLVGPLARDLGLSADELPARKLQVASGGKKQLKYFTVNEENGNLYVNERLDREEMCGESATCSVSFEVLVHNPLNIFHVEVEIEDVNDNTPRFLQNRFQLEINEFTSPGARFYLGVAEDADVGSNSLQGYELEANGYFTVEVKESQDGSKFAELVLRHSLDRESEPRLRLMLTAMDGGDPPRTGTAQLWINVTDANDNPPVFAQDRYRVSLREDAPLGSTVLNISASDADAGTNAHITYGFGKMPIKVLQKFTVDAESGTITLKEALDFEDTRSFSLAVEATDGGGLVAHCKVQVDVLDVNDNAPEITILSLSSPVPEDAPVGTVVALLNVNDPDSGENGQVSCELSGEAPLSIVASSGGSYKVVTASALDREQAAEQRVTVVARDRGRPALRSSRELVLEVSDVNDNAPVFEEAAYSAYVAENNAAGALVVRVQARDADAGANGRVSYWLAGGSAGAAGAAPPVSVEARSGALYAQRSLDYEQCREFWVAVRAQDGGAPARSSTATVRVFVLDRNDNAPRVLWPAAAAAGEAAAGGAAPPFEVVPRSAEAGYLVAKVVAVDADAGRNAWLSYELVQASEPALFRVGLHSGEVRTARAVSERDAAKQRVVAVVKDHGQPALSATATLHVVLAESLQEALPELSERAAGGEAAAAELQFYLVLALALLSALLVLSVALLVLARLRRAGPPAVLRCLGAQRFSVAGAAFPADFCEGTLPYSYNLCVAAPARAVPEAAWPPPPVPVLSAEELLGGDSCEKPSLSSELVVGEPPGHTDAPQVWPGGQRRAALGACSAGRRLRAPLLTERSERESGALPAAPPAADRLARLFHVRLGGGRYARIPAVRNRATTRRKDRREKQRALNQDRS comes from the exons ATGCCAGTGAGGGATGGGCTGGAGAAGTTTCCCCGTGGATCCATCATGAAGCTGAACAGGGCAAAGAGCAAGGTCCTGCCCCTGG CGGAGCGGAGACCCCGGTGCCGGTGCAGCCACGGTCCCCGCGCAAGTCCGGGCCCCCGGAGCGCGGCCATCCGGCGGCTGCAGTGGCGTCGCGGCGCCTCCGGGTGCCGCTGTTGGCCGCCGCCGAGCGGCGCtggagccgcggccgccgcagcgTCCTGCCCCCGCAGGCTGCTCGCTCGCCCGGCGCCGGCCACAGCGGCAGCGGCGCCgccggcagcggcagcggcagcggcgaGAGGCGGCGCTTGTCGGGGAGCAGCGGCGTCCGAGGCGGCCCGAGCGGGCTGTGTGCGCTGCGGCGGGCGCTGCGCTGTGCGGCGAGAGCGGCTGCGAGGGAGGCGCGGCAGCGGCAGGAGGCAGGAGCGCGGCGAGCGCTGGCGGCAGAGAATGGCGGTGAGGCGGCGGCAGAggcgcgggccgggcggcgggcgAGCGCTGCTGGGCGCGCTGCTGCTGTGCGTGTGGTGGCGGGCGGCGGCCGAGCGGGTCCGCTACGCCATCCCcgaggagctgggcacaggctcGCTCGTGGGGCCGCTGGCGCGGGACCTGGGGCTCAGCGCGGACGAGCTGCCGGCGCGCAAGCTGCAGGTGGCGTCTGGCGGcaagaagcagctgaaatacTTCACGGTGAACGAGGAGAACGGGAACCTGTACGTGAACGAGAGGCTGGACCGGGAGGAGATGTGCGGCGAGTCAGCGACCTGTTCTGTCAGCTTCGAGGTGCTGGTTCACAACCCGCTGAACATTTTCCATGTCGAAGTCGAGATCGAGGATGTGAACGACAACACGCCGCGCTTTCTGCAAAACAGATTTCAGCTTGAGATCAACGAGTTTACTTCTCCCGGCGCCCGGTTTTACTTGGGTGTGGCTGAGGACGCAGACGTGGGCAGTAACTCGTTGCAGGGGTATGAGCTGGAGGCCAACGGGTACTTCACGGTGGAGGTGAAGGAGAGCCAGGACGGCAGCAAATTCGCGGAGCTGGTTCTGCGCCACTCGCTGGACCGGGAGAGCGAGCCGAGACTGCGGCTGATGCTGACGGCAATGGACGGCGGCGACCCGCCCCGGACTGGCACCGCCCAGCTGTGGATCAACGTCACCGACGCCAATGACAACCCACCCGTGTTCGCGCAGGACCGGTACCGCGTCAGCCTGCGCGAGGACGCGCCCCTGGGATCGACGGTGCTGAACATCTCTGCCTCCGATGCTGATGCCGGCACCAACGCCCACATCACCTACGGCTTTGGAAAAATGCCGATTAAAGTGCTTCAGAAGTTCACGGTGGACGCCGAGAGCGGGACGATCACGCTGAAGGAGGCGCTAGACTTTGAGGATACCCGCAGTTTCAGCCTGGCTGTGGAGGCGACGGACGGAGGGGGTTTGGTAGCGCACTGTAAGGTGCAAGTGGACGTCCTGGACGTGAATGACAACGCGCCCGAGATTACAATTCTGTCCCTCTCTAGCCCGGTGCCCGAGGACGCTCCGGTCGGCACCGTGGTGGCCCTGCTGAACGTGAACGATCCAGACTCGGGCGAGAACGGTCAGGTGTCGTGCGAGCTGTCCGGGGAGGCGCCGCTGTCGATCGTGGCGTCGTCGGGCGGCTCGTACAAGGTGGTGACGGCGAGCGCGCTGGACCGCGAGCAGGCGGCCGAGCAGCGCGTGACGGTGGTGGCCCGGGACCGGGGCAGGCCGGCGCTgcggagcagcagggagctggtgctggaggtgtCGGACGTGAACGACAACGCGCCGGTGTTCGAGGAGGCGGCGTACAGCGCGTACGTGGCGGAGAACAACGCGGCGGGCGCGCTGGTGGTGCGCGTGCAGGCGCGGGACGCGGACGCGGGCGCCAACGGGCGCGTGAGCTACTGGCtggcgggcggcagcgcgggcgcggcgggcgcggcgccgccggTGTCGGTGGAGGCGCGGAGCGGCGCGCTGTACGCGCAGCGCTCCTTGGACTACGAGCAGTGCCGCGAGTTCTGGGTGGCGGTGCGGGCGCAGGACGGCGGCGCGCCGGCGCGCAGCTCCACGGCCACGGTGCGCGTGTTCGTGCTGGACCGCAACGACAACGCGCCGCGGGTGCTgtggccggcggcggcggcggcgggtgAGGCAGCGGCGGGAGGGGCGGCGCCGCCTTTCGAGGTGGTTCCGCGTTCGGCCGAGGCCGGCTACCTGGTGGCCAAGGTGGTGGCGGTGGACGCGGACGCGGGGCGCAACGCGTGGCTGTCGTACGAGCTGGTGCAGGCGTCGGAGCCGGCGCTGTTCCGCGTGGGGCTGCACAGCGGCGAGGTGCGCACGGCGCGCGCCGTGTCCGAGCGGGACGCGGCCAAGCAGCGCGTGGTGGCCGTGGTGAAGGACCACGGGCAGCCGGCGCTGTCGGCCACGGCCACGCTGCACGTGGTGCTGGCCGAGAGCTTGCAGGAGGCGCTGCCGGAGCTGAGCgagcgggcggcgggcggcgaggcggcggcggccgagcTGCAGTTCTACCTGGTGCTGGCGCTGGCGCTGCTGTCGGCGCTCTTGGTGCTGAGCGTGGCGCTCTTGGTGCTGGCGCGGctgcgccgggccgggccgcccgccgTGCTGCGCTGCCTGGGCGCGCAGCGCTTCTCGGTGGCCGGCGCCGCCTTCCCGGCCGACTTCTGCGAGGGCACCTTGCCCTACTCCTACAACCTGTGCGTGGCGGCGCCGGCCCGCGCCGTGCCCGAGGCGGCttggccgccgccgccggtaCCCGTCCTGTCTgcggaggagctgctgggcggGGATTCGTGCGAGAAGCCCAGCCTGAGCAGTGAGCTCGTCGTGGGAGAGCCGCCCGGCCATACCGATGCACCGCAGGTGT ggccgggcgggcagcgccgggcagcGCTCGGTGCCTGCAGTGCCGGGAGGAGGCTGCGGGCGCCGCTGTTGACCGAGAGGAGCGAGAGGGAGAGCGGAGCGCTGCCGGCAGCCCCGCCCGCTGCGGATCGGCTCGCTCGGTTGTTCCATGTCAGGCTCGGCGGCGGGCGGTATGCGAGAATCCCGGCGGTGCGGAACCGTGCTACAACGAGACGGAAAGACCGGCGGGAGAAACAGAGAGCCCTGAACCAGGACCGGAGTTGA